TCGGCGCCATTCTCTACGGTTGTTATCTGCTTGGCGGTTTGTCCGCTTTGTATCTTCAGAAGTTTACCGATTTTCTGCTGATCCCCAAGGTTTTGAATCTTCCCATCTTGCAGAATCCACTGTTGTATCGGAGTGTAGGATATCTTACGTTCGGATATATCGGTTTTGCATTTCTTCTCGACTGGATTCGATTTATCAATCGGACCTGTTTTACGCGGGTCGGTCTCAAAGGTGATCTTTTATCCGTGGAAACGCGAAGTTTTTTCGGAAAGGATGTGTTTCAGTGGAACCGCAAACAGAGCGGGGTTCAGATCGTTCACAAAACGGGTGTTTTGCGAAGACTTCTTGGCTTGGAAAGAATTTGGATCGTCGCTCCGGATCTACGTTCGGATAGCGTCGCTTCTCAGGCCGGAATTCTTTCTCCGTTTTTTTTCCGAGGCTCCAATCGGAATCTCATCTCTTCCCTCTTTCAATATTAGAATTGTAGAATGTCATTTTTCTCCGGGAACAAAAGCGCGCTTCAAGATCGGATCTTTTTTTCTTTTCTTCTCCTGTTTGTCTTTTGCGTATTTTTGTTCGATCTGAGGTTTCTTTCCCGGCACTACGACTGGGACGCGATCGTCTACGCTTACAATATCAATTCCGATCTTACCTGGAGAATATTTTACAATCCGCATCACCTCGGTTTCGAAAGCACGGGTTATCTTTATCTCAAACTCTGGAGAGAATTGTGGGGAAAGGATTCCGTAATGTTCGGGCTTCGTCTCAGGATTTTGATTTCAGCGCTCGTTTTTCTCTTTTGTTTTATTTGGCTTTATCGTAAGATTTACGCCGACACGTTAGGCGCTCTTATCTTGGGTTTGGCGATTCATTTCTCTCAGGGGTTTTGGTTTTACGCGCAACACAACGATACTCCGCTGATTCATTCCTGTTTAACTGCGCTTTTGTATCTTTCCTGTGTTTACTTTGCGAGAAAGGGACATTCCCCCGTTTCTCTTTTTGTTTTGTTCGGGATCCAACTCTGGAGCGTCTACTTTCATCAGTCGGATATTCTTTTTTTACCTCTGGTTCCGATCTCCATTCTTCTTTCTAAGACTTGGAAAGGAAAAGAATTCGAACTTTCTTGGAAACTTCGCTTTGCGTTTGTGTATTGTTTTACACTCGTAGGAGCTCTTACACTTTCCTATCTCTACGTGGGATTCATTGTTCTCGATAGAAATCTAACGGCGGCCCTGGACAGTGAGAAGAACTTCGCGAATTGGCTCTTTCTGTATGCGACCAAGGACAAGTGGGGGAATTCTCCGGAGTCCAAAAACTATGTGATGAATTTTTATCGCGGGATCGGAGATGCGTTTCTCAATTTTGAAGGTGTAAAAAACGGATTGCGTGTTCGCTTAAACTCTTGGGAGAATCGGGAAATTCTTCCTTATAACCTCAATCTTATGTTTTGGATTTCCATTCTTCTTGTTTTCCTTATCAATCTAAAAAATGTTTGGAAACGTTTTCGAATCGAGACGATTCTTTTATCCTTTTGGCTTGTTCCTTCGATTCTTTTTTATACTTGGTGGGAAGGTTACTTTTTTGAATTTTGGGTCGGGACGTCGATCGGTATGATTCTTCTCGCCGGATTAACCTTCAAATCTTTGGAATTTCGTCCGTTTCTTTTTGGAAGTCGTGCGGTATTTCATTCTTATCTTATCATTTGGGTATTGCTTTTATTTCTTGTGAATTTTTCGTTTTCAACCTATCCTCGTTCCGCAAAAAAATCGGTGAGTTATATCGAAGGAATCGAATTCAAACTCGATGCGATTCTTCCTGAAAAAATCTATCCTCCTGAGTCTCCAAAGACCGGTCTTTTTGAATGGTAAAATCAAAGGTTGGAAACCCTTAAATTGATGTTGTAAGGATATTCTATTTTGAAAAACTGCTCTTCAGGTCTTTTAAAATACTGAATCAAGACGAACCATGCTCTTTAACTCCCTTCACTTTTTATTTTTTTTCCCCGTAGTTCTCATTCTCAATCATCTGCTCAAGGGTAAGATCCAGAGGATCTTTCTCTTAGGAGCGAGTTTTTATTTTTACATGTCTTGGAGAAAAGAATTCATCCTTCTTTTGCTCTACTCGATCGTTATCGATTACTTCGCTTCCCTTAAAATTTCCGCTTCTCCTCAGGGTTCTAAGGCGAGAAGAATTTGGCTCGTTCTTTCCTTAATCACGAATCTCGGATTACTCGCCTACTTTAAGTATACGAACTTTCTTTTGGGAGTTGTCAACGATCTGACTCCGGTCGCCGGTTTTAAATTCGCTTATTACGATATCATTCTTCCGGTTGGAATTTCCTTTTATACGTTTCAATCGATGAGTTATACGATCGATGTCTATCGAGGTCAGATCGAAGCGAAAAAATCGTTTTTGGATTTCGCATTATACGTCTCTTTCTTTCCTCAGTTAGTCGCCGGTCCTATCGTTCGTGCGCAGACTTTCTTTCGAGATTTGGATATGCCTCTTCCCGTCAACAAGGAGGACATTCAAGTTGCATTCTGTCAGATCCTCATCGGGTTTACGAGAAAGATCGTTTTTGCCGATAACCTCGCGAAAGTCGTCGATTTTACCTTTAAAAATTACGCGACGCTCAATCCGGTGGAGATTTGGACCGGTGCGCTCGCATTCGGTTGGCAGATCTACTTCGACTTCGCTGGTTATACGGATATCGCAATCGGAGTGGCGAGACTTTTCGGTTACAAGTTCGATCCGAACTTCAACTTTCCGATGGTTGCAAGAAATATAACGGATCACTGGTCTCGTTGGCATATCTCTTTCTCCACTTGGATCCGGGATTACATCTTTATCCCGTTAGGCGGATCGAGAGGTTCCGCCCTTTTTACGTATCGAAATATTTTTATCACTTGGTTCTTTGCGGGCGTTTGGCACGGCGCGGCGTATCATTACATCGGCTGGGGTTTGTGGCAGGGAATTATGATTCTTGCGAATAGGGAATACGGAAAAACCAAAGCCGCTACATTCTTAAATGAAAAAGGCGGAATCGTTTATGATATTGCCGCGAGAGTATTTACGATGTTTTGCCTAACGTTCGGATTTATCATGTTCCGCGCGGAAACGATGGAGAAAGCGATCCCGATGATGAAGGCGCTCGTTTTCTGGGTGCCCGGTGGTTTTTCTTCGGTGAAAGGTTATACGAATTACACGTACGGAATATTGCTTTTGATTTGTTTCGTCGCCTCTTATCTTTTTGCGAAGAATAACATAGAAAAGATCGTACAAAGCCGTTGGAAGTTTATCCTATTCTTCCTTGCGAACGTATTTATGCTTTTGATTTTCGGAATCACGGAAAGTCAGAGCTTTCTCTACTTTGCGTTTTAGGAACGTATACCCGCTATGAAAGAATATCTTGCATTTTTGAAAGATTCCAAATTCTGGATTCCGGTTTTGATCCTTACGTTTTTAGAAACAGGAATGCAATTCGGTTGTTACATACCGTTCCTGAAAAAAAATTCTTATGCCGCCAACGTTTCCAGAATCACGAATCACGTAATCGATAAACAAAAAGAATTCGATCCGGACATACTGATTGTAGGAACTTCGGTCGCCTATCAAGGATTATCTCTTCCGATTCTAAACAAGGAATTGGAACCTCTCGGAAAAAAAATTCAATCCATTGCGATTCCGGGAACCGAGCTGATCGTCCAGGATCTCGCCGTCTTAAAAACTCTTCCTCATTTAAAAAAAGTAAAAACGGTCGTGCACGTTTTTGAAATCACGACTCCTTGGGTCGGTCAAAAAATCTTGAACTTGCATACTCTCGCGATGATCTCCGAGTTCGATCGTTTGCAAGTTTATCCAAGAATTTACGATTTCGGTTACGAAGTCAAAGCGGACGACCTTGCTTACATCACATTAAAATCGATCGCCTATCGAAGAGACATTCAAGACTTGATCCTGAGTCCTTCCAAACGAATCAAGGATATCGGAAAACGTTTTAGAAAGGAAAATCTCGATCCGTGGGATTACGAGAATTCTTACAAAGAAAAGATCAGCATGTATCCGATCAAAGACATACCTGACTGCGTTGCAAAAACGGATCCTGCGAACGGACAACCGATCCCCGAAGGTTCGGATCGATTTCACAAAAAGGCGATCTTTGATACCTGCGTCCTTTCGAGTAATCCTCTAAACAATGCAGTCGAAGACGACGTCACAAGACAATACTTCGATCGATTGAAGATTCTACACGATGAAATTCGAAGAATCGGAAAGGAAAACGGGCAGGAAATCGAAATTATCGGAGTTGTCGCACCTTACAGTCAACTCATCCAAGAATGGAGATTGGAAGAACGCAACCAAGTCTGGAAACGAGAATTGCAAAGAATCAATCCTACAAATCCGGTTTCTCTTCTCGATTATCAAACGCTTTTGGACGGATCGGACAACGGTGATTATTATTACGACTTGATCCATCTCAATAAGTTAGGGATGGAAAAGTTGAGTCACGCGTTTGCGAAAGATTTAAAAGAGACTCTCATAAAGGAAAAGAAATGATCTTTACTTCCACTCTCTTCCTCCTTTTCTTCTTAGTCGTTTATCTTTGTTATTGGGCTTACAACGGAAGGAAATACAGGGAATGGGTGATCGTAATCGCCTCTCTCGTCTTCTACGCGACTTGGAGTGTTCCCTTTCTATTCCATTTATTAGCGATTCTTTATATAAACTATCTCGCGGTTCGAAGTCTTTTTAAAAACAAAAGCCTCGCAGTTTTGCGCGCGATCGTAATTCTTGATCTGATTAACCTCGCCGTTTTCAAATACTTCTATTTTTTTACGGAGAACTTTTATGCTTGGACGCACTGGGGATTTTTAGATCAGAAAAATTTAGGTTTTCAGATCATTCTTCCTCTTGCGATCAGCTTTTATACGTTTCAGATCATCGCCTTTGTCGTGGACGTATATCGCGGAAAAATAGCGGAAGACACCGGATTTTTTCGATTCGTTTTGTTTATTCTCTTCTTCCCTCAGTTGGTCGCCGGGCCTATCATGAGACACCAGGATTTTTTTCCGATCTTGGACAAGGTAAGAATCAAACCTTCCTTTGTCTATGCCGGACTTTATCTTTTAGGCCTCGGGATCGCGAAGAAAATCCTAGTCGCGGATAACATCGCTTCCTTGGTGGATCCCGTTTTTCGAAACCCCTCCGAGTATGATAACTATTCCCTCTTTTTAGCCGCTCAAGGGTTTACGTGGCAGGTTTATTGCGACTTTAGCGGTTATACGGACATAGCGCGGGGTTGTGCCTTTCTGATGGGATTCAATATTCCGGTAAACTTTAGAGCGCCTTTTTTCAGCCAGACGATCCAGGATCTCTGGAGGCGTTGGCATATCACGCTTGCGACTTGGCTTCGGGACTATATCTACATTCCTTTGGGTGGATCCAGAACCTCGGAGCCCAAGGTTTATTTTAATTTAATCGCCACATTTACGTTAGGTGGTTTTTGGCACGGAGCGAGTTGGACCTATGTGATCTGGGGTTTTTGGCACGGGGTTTGTTTGGTGATCGATCGAGTGATGGATCGATTGGGAATTCCGAAATTACCGGAGAAAGGTTTTGTCTGGTTTGTGATCCGAGCATTGTTTATTTATTCCATTTTTATGATCGGAGCGATATTCTTCCGATCGCAGAACCTCGGAGATAGTTGGTACATTCTTAGCAACGGTTTGTATTGGATCGCCGAACCCGCCAAACACGTGTTAAGAACGGATCTGGTCGCTCCGTTTTTGATCGGAGGTTTCCTTTTACACACTCTGGAATATTTCGAAAAAACTCCGAGATTCTATTATCGACACAAGAAAACGATCGTAATCGTATTTATGATCATCCTAGTTCTTCTCCTATCCAATTACGCAGGTAAAGGACAGGATTTTATCTACTTTCAGTTCTGAGGAAGAATCATGAGTGAAAAGAAAACAAAAATCATCCTTCCTTTTCTCCATAGTAGACTTTTATGGGTTCCCCTCCTTTGTTTTACGTTTACGTTCGGCTTGGATCGATTTCTTTCCTCGGAAATAATCAGACCTTATACAGAGGCTGGTGCGGAATATTACTTTTATGAAATGAAGGACCGTGTTTTATCCGCACTGGTAAGACAAAAAGAATCCGCAAAGCCGGAAGAAAAAACTCTGATCTTTTTTGGCACTTCGCATATGGGAGAATTCTCGTTAGGGACGATTCGCAAAAAAAGAAAAGATCTGATCGTTTACAATTTTTCCGCGCCGTCCGCTCCGTTCTCCTACCATAACTACAATCTGGAAAAGATTCTCTCCTCCGGAATCAAACCGGATTATGCGATTCTCGAATTTTATCCGGATTCTATGACGGATTTTTGCAACAGATATCCATTACGTTATTCTTATGATCTTCCCTATTTTTTGCGTTATGCGAACGAATTTTCCACGAACGACTGGGATACTTTTTTAAGATCGAGAGTATTTAGAACCACGGTGTTTCCCCCTCGGTTTAAGGAAGCGATGCAAAGAATCAAGGATCCGAGTTCGAAAGATATGATGCTCGCGATCAAAAATCTTTTGATGAACGAGTCCGATAAATTCAACGGAGGAATCCCGAACGTTTTACTCGCGAACACTCCTCCCGAAAAACTCGAAGAAGAAGCCGCGAAATATTACGACGATATCTATCGATATATCAGGATTTCTGACGTACAAAAAAAATTCCTCTTTCACTTTTTGGAAACGGCGGAAAAAAACGGAATCAAAGTGATTCTCTGGTCCCCACTTTTGTATTCAGGACTTGAATCCCGTGTTAAGTCCGCTGAATTCTATCCATCCTGGGAAAAGATCCGGAGGGAAGTATTAGAATTTAAGAATGTTTTTCCTCTTGATATGAACGATTATCGAGAACAGGTCCAATGTCAGAAGTTCATCGATCCTCATCATTTGAGCGGCGGATGTTATCCGGAGCCCACTGAAATTCTAATCGATCACTTGGATTCAAACCTTTGAAGGAAGACGCACTTTCGTTGAACGAGGCGCAGGCGAAGGTCGACGATTGGATTCGAAACTTCGGAGTTCGTTATTTTTCAGAACTCACAAACCTTGCGATCTTGATGGAAGAAGTCGGTGAGTTCTCCAGACTGATGGCGAGAAAATACGGGGATCAGTCTTTTAAGAAAGGCGAGGACCCGAACGGAATTTCGAAAGAGATGGGAGATATACTTTTTGTTTTGATCTGCCTCGCAAATCAGATGGGGATCTCTTTGGAAGACGCTCTCAAAGCCACCTTACAAAAGAATACGGAACGGGATAAGAATCGTCACAAAGAAAATCCGAAACTTCAGTCCTGATCATTCTTTTTTTACCGCTAAGTGTAATTCTTTTAAACCCGCGTTTTTTAGACTATCGACGATAAAGACAAACCTTCCGTAATCGGCTTCCTCGTCCCCGTAAACCCAAAGGACGGATTCTCTGAATTCTTCTTTGGAGACGATTTGTTTCCATTCTTCTTTCGAAAAATCTTTACCCTCGTAACGAAGAATACCTTCTTTCAAAAGATAGATTTCCTTTTTCGAACTGACTCCACCCGCTTCTGCGTTCGATTTCGGAAGACGAACCGGAAGAGAATGAACTTCCTTTTGAAAACTCATGGCGACCATCGCGAAGATCAGAAGAATAAAGACGACATCCAACATACTCGTCATATCGAGAGGCGAATCTTCTCCATCGAGAAGGCTTTTTCTTTTTTTTGTTCCGCTCTTCATTCGAAACGTTCTTCCGTTTCGTTTTGAATCGTTTGTTTGATTTCGATTTCGGTTCTTTGTAAAATCATCTTCAAATACTGAAATCCTAAGATCGAAGGAATGGCGACACAGAGTCCTTGAATGGTCGTGTTGAGGGCGAGGCGGATCCCTTCTGAAAAAATTTCGAGGCTGACCGTGCCCGCGTTCTTCATCTCTTCGAAGGCGACGGAGATGCCGATCACCGTTCCAAGGAGTCCGAGCATCGTTGCGATTCCTGCGAGATTTCGGATCCAAGCGGTCATCGCTTCCGGGATAAAAAATTCTTTCGCAAAAAAATCGTCCGGGTCTTCCGAGATCGATCTGATTGATGAGGCGGATCGATCATGCGTTCCATTCTTTGTTTCTTCTTGAAGATGAAACAGGATTCTTCTTTTGAGAATCGGAAGAAAGGTCCAAACTCTGAGAAAGAGTCCGACATTGATAAAGCTCACAACCAAGATAAGTACGCTGACCCATCCTCCTTTTGCAAACAGAACATCCACGAATAGAACCCCCAAAACTTAGGATCAGATTGTCATTTCGGCTTCGTTTGTCATTCTAATCTTGAATCCTTTCCGAAGGAGGAAAACTCTTCTTGCCAAGCGGAAACACGTTGAAATCATTTCATAAGCCCTATGTCAGAATTCAAAATGCCTGAGACAGATCGAAAGGCCGGGTTTGTTCGAGAGAACTTTAACCGGATTGCTGAAAAATACGATCGATTCAACGATTGGAACAGCTTTCTTCTTCATCGTGTATGGAAAAATCGTCTCGTAAAGGAAGTAGAAAAGAATTTGGGATCTCATCTCAGGGTTATGGATCTTTGCTGTGGAACGGGTGACATTTCGGTTCGTTTGGAAAATTCTCCTTCCGTCGATCACGTGACTTGTGTGGACTTCTCCGAGAACATGCTCGAGATAGCAAAGACTCGTTTGCGAAAAAAAGGGGAAGAAGGAAGAGTCGATTTTCAAGTCGGAGACGCGACACAACTGAAAAATTTTCAGGATTCCCAATTCGACGCCGTTTCGATCGGTTTCGGATTACGTAACGTCGATCATCTTTCGAAAGCGATTCAAGAAATTTATCGGATTTTAAAACCGGGAGGTCTTTTTCTCAATCTGGATGTCGGAAAGGTGAAAAATCCTCTCATTCGTTGGGCGGCGGATTTCTATTTTTTTAAAATTGTTCCGATCCTCGGTTATATTCTTTGGGGAGGTAAGAACGAGATGTTTGACTATCTTCCCGTTTCTTCCCTTTCATATCCGAGCCAAGAAAAACTCAAATCCATCTTAGAGGAAAACGGATTCCGAGACGTGCGATTTGAAAACTTCGTTTTTGGAAACGCCGTTCTACACATCGCAAGAAAAGCTTCTTAGAATTTAATCCTCCGAGAGTCAGAGTGACGCGTCTTCGGATTGGACGTTAAACGAAATCAATTTATTAGAAATACCGATTTCTCATTCTATCCAGATCATGCCAGAAGAATTTCGGATCTTTTTCACCTAATCTTACGTAGCTGAAAAGCGAGGATGACAACGAGTTTGCACCGCGTGTCGTTTTGATCTTTGCGAACGAACGGAATTTCTTTCACAAGGTTTCTTTCAAAAAACGAAACACAAGCGATTGAAAAAGGATCTTCCGACTTCAGAGACTCGGATCAACGCACTCGATTTAATCCGTCAAAGTCTTCGGCAAAAATTCCAAACGTATCGATTTGAGTTTCGAAGATCGAAGCGGAAAGTATCTCCGCTCTCAAATATTTGGCTTTGTCAGGAACGTTCAAGCCGACCGCAATAGGATTCAAATACAAAGGTAATGTTTTGGATTGAATCTCGATCCAATCCGGGCCCAGGAAGGACCAACGAACATAGACCTTATCTTCTTTTGAAATCTTTTGCGAAGCGGGAACAAAAGCGCGTAAATTGATGGGAGCTTTCCCGCCTAAGACCCAAGTAGCCCCGGAAGAGAACTCGTGAAAACGGATTCCGTTTTGGTTGAGGTTTTGTTTTTTCGCCATCAATTGGTAGGCCTTCAATTCCGCATAACGGAACTCGGGGCCTCTCAAGTTCGGAGCGATCTGGATGAGGGAAAAAAACAGATAAACCGAACCTAAGATCAAAACGAAAAGATTGAACCCTCCTCCAAAGCCGCGATGGAGTTGTCTACTCAAGGGCGCGGAGGAAGTGATCAGCCAGAGACAAAAGAAAGCCGTTGCGCCGGAACTCCCGGTCCAAGGCATAAAGAAAAATCCGATCGGCAAAAGAAGAATCAGTTGTTTCCAGTGATTTCGATATGCGATCTCCAAACCGATCCAAGCCAGGAAAACGAGAGAGAACAAAATCCCACCGTCATGAAACAAAAATACGAATGAGGAAAGAAAGAATTCCCGAATTCCACCCGGAGGAACGACGTTCACAGATCTGGAATCGATCCAGTTCAGCGCGAAACTGCCCACTCCATTTCCGAACCAAATGGATTGTTTGGCCCAATTCCAAGCGGCTCTTGTTTGGATCCAACCTTCTCCCCAATAAAGATCGAGAAAGTGGCCGAAATTGCCCGCGGGACCACGCAAACCCTTGCTCCATGCAAGATACAATTCCTGCCAAGGTTCGTAAGACCAGGAAAAAGAACCGAGCCAGATCAAAAGAACGATCCATCCGAACCAGAGTACGACACAAGCGGGAATATAGGACCATCTCCACCACTTGTTTCGAATTTTCGGGAAATAATTTATCGAATAAGCGTAGAGCAAGGAAGTAAAAAGTAGAATCCAAGAACCCGCGCTAAAATGTTTCCCTAAAATGACAAAAGGAAGAATCAAACCGAAACTGAGAAGAATCGTCGTTGGCGTCCTCCAACTTCTCGAATGCAGATAATAGAAGAAGTAAGAAAGTAAAAGAGGAAAGAACCAATTCAAAGAACCCGCATCAGCAAGAAAGCCCGAAATAAGATAAGAATCTCCGCTCATCGGAGTAAACGGAAGCGCAGAATGACGGGTCAATCCTTGAATTAAGAACATTAGAATATTCGCAAATACTCCGGCAAAAAGACCCTGTCTCCAATATTTAACCGGAGAATCGCTTTCGTGCGAAGAGGATTCTTCCGCCAAGAAATACAGGATCGCCAGCACCCAGGAGCCGAAGAAGTCCAAACTCAAGCCGAACGCGTATCGAGAACTCACTCCCGGGAGATAAACCGTATCCAAAATTCCAAAACCTTTAAATGGAGGAGCGTTGAAATAAACAAAAAACCGCTCCAAAAGAAGAAGCGTTAAAAAAGCAAGAATCCCGGTTTTTGGGTTTTGATAAAAAGGAAGAGAGGACTTATAAGGACGATTGATATAAAAAAAACGGAATATAGGATCTTCTTCGCTTACGGTTTGCGAATGAAACGTGGATATATATTGTCGCAAAAAAATCCCGAAAATCGCACCCGCGAACAAGCCGCTCAAAGAACCGAAGACAACTTCTTTTTCATAAAGAAGGCCAGGGAGAATTAAGGCTCCGGCCATCGTGAACATTCTTCCCGGCTTGCGATGATAAAGATTGGGGACGAGTCCGAATAAGAATTGGATCAAACCGATCGCCGCGATTCCGGATCCTTCCGTTTCCCGAACGAAGAGAAAACTTCGAAAGAGAATATATGCTAAAATGGAACAGAGAATGAGTCCGAAAAAGGTGGGAGTTCGAAGGGGCTTGAGTTTGTTGAATAATCCGGGCACGAATAAAGAGGATTTTGTAAAAAGAGTCAGATTTCAATCTAAAAAACGTTTTCGAAAGAGCTTTCCGTTTCTTGGAAAGAAATTGAGTAAGGGAAGAATTCCTAAAGTACTCCCTCTTTGCTTTTCACAAAGGAAGTTCTTCTTCTATAAAAAGATAGGCTTTTAGAGAGATTGGAAAAAGGAATCGAAAAGGCGAAAGGAACGAATCAGAATCAATCGTCCATCGAATCCATATCGGTTGGGATTTTGTACGCGCCCGTTAGACTTCCGGCGTTGCTTTTGCGCATAAAACCACCCTTCCCTTTCGAGAGAGTTTCCGCAAATTCAACTGTATAACGAGTCCAAGGGATCGCTTTGAGGCGTGCGATCGGAATTTTTTTTCCTGTCCCTTCACAGATTCCGTAGGTTCCGTCTTCGATTTTGTCTAATGCGACGTCGATTTCACGGATCGTTTCGATTTCCGCTTCGGAAAGAACAGAACTCAGGGTCTCTTCGTTGATTTCTGAGGCGATATCGGCGATATCTCCCATTTCTTTCAGGCCGGAAGGTTTGCTGTTATCTTCCCAGTGGGCATACTTTTCCAAGAGAGTGCTTTTCTTCTCAAGGAGGAGCTCTTTGATTTCTTGTAGAGCTTTTTTATCGTATGCGGGCGCTGGTTTTTTTGCAGTCATACCTATTTCCTGGAAATCTTAGACCTTGGTTTCCTTGTATTCGGTGTGTTTTCTGCAAAATTTGCAGAACTTTTTGGTAACCAGTTTTTCGGTTTTAGCCTTTTTGTTCTTGGTGAGAAGATAAGTACTCTTTCCCTTTGAACATCCCGGTTCCTGACAAACGAGCTTGATAATTTCTCTCATGGCGCTACTGTCTCGATTTCAATAAATTCCTCATAGTAAGACGGAAAATCCCGCATTTTCAGTCCAATTCAGTTCAAAAAT
The sequence above is a segment of the Leptospira stimsonii genome. Coding sequences within it:
- a CDS encoding MBOAT family O-acyltransferase — translated: MLFNSLHFLFFFPVVLILNHLLKGKIQRIFLLGASFYFYMSWRKEFILLLLYSIVIDYFASLKISASPQGSKARRIWLVLSLITNLGLLAYFKYTNFLLGVVNDLTPVAGFKFAYYDIILPVGISFYTFQSMSYTIDVYRGQIEAKKSFLDFALYVSFFPQLVAGPIVRAQTFFRDLDMPLPVNKEDIQVAFCQILIGFTRKIVFADNLAKVVDFTFKNYATLNPVEIWTGALAFGWQIYFDFAGYTDIAIGVARLFGYKFDPNFNFPMVARNITDHWSRWHISFSTWIRDYIFIPLGGSRGSALFTYRNIFITWFFAGVWHGAAYHYIGWGLWQGIMILANREYGKTKAATFLNEKGGIVYDIAARVFTMFCLTFGFIMFRAETMEKAIPMMKALVFWVPGGFSSVKGYTNYTYGILLLICFVASYLFAKNNIEKIVQSRWKFILFFLANVFMLLIFGITESQSFLYFAF
- a CDS encoding MBOAT family O-acyltransferase, which gives rise to MIFTSTLFLLFFLVVYLCYWAYNGRKYREWVIVIASLVFYATWSVPFLFHLLAILYINYLAVRSLFKNKSLAVLRAIVILDLINLAVFKYFYFFTENFYAWTHWGFLDQKNLGFQIILPLAISFYTFQIIAFVVDVYRGKIAEDTGFFRFVLFILFFPQLVAGPIMRHQDFFPILDKVRIKPSFVYAGLYLLGLGIAKKILVADNIASLVDPVFRNPSEYDNYSLFLAAQGFTWQVYCDFSGYTDIARGCAFLMGFNIPVNFRAPFFSQTIQDLWRRWHITLATWLRDYIYIPLGGSRTSEPKVYFNLIATFTLGGFWHGASWTYVIWGFWHGVCLVIDRVMDRLGIPKLPEKGFVWFVIRALFIYSIFMIGAIFFRSQNLGDSWYILSNGLYWIAEPAKHVLRTDLVAPFLIGGFLLHTLEYFEKTPRFYYRHKKTIVIVFMIILVLLLSNYAGKGQDFIYFQF
- a CDS encoding LIC20162 family protein → MKQTEKRIYSGWDFLKANDASFGVPIYLKINPIPPILITLLVGAILYGCYLLGGLSALYLQKFTDFLLIPKVLNLPILQNPLLYRSVGYLTFGYIGFAFLLDWIRFINRTCFTRVGLKGDLLSVETRSFFGKDVFQWNRKQSGVQIVHKTGVLRRLLGLERIWIVAPDLRSDSVASQAGILSPFFFRGSNRNLISSLFQY
- a CDS encoding nucleotide pyrophosphohydrolase; this encodes MKEDALSLNEAQAKVDDWIRNFGVRYFSELTNLAILMEEVGEFSRLMARKYGDQSFKKGEDPNGISKEMGDILFVLICLANQMGISLEDALKATLQKNTERDKNRHKENPKLQS
- a CDS encoding ExbD/TolR family protein, which codes for MKSGTKKRKSLLDGEDSPLDMTSMLDVVFILLIFAMVAMSFQKEVHSLPVRLPKSNAEAGGVSSKKEIYLLKEGILRYEGKDFSKEEWKQIVSKEEFRESVLWVYGDEEADYGRFVFIVDSLKNAGLKELHLAVKKE
- a CDS encoding TraR/DksA family transcriptional regulator, whose product is MTAKKPAPAYDKKALQEIKELLLEKKSTLLEKYAHWEDNSKPSGLKEMGDIADIASEINEETLSSVLSEAEIETIREIDVALDKIEDGTYGICEGTGKKIPIARLKAIPWTRYTVEFAETLSKGKGGFMRKSNAGSLTGAYKIPTDMDSMDD
- a CDS encoding DUF1574 domain-containing protein, which gives rise to MSEKKTKIILPFLHSRLLWVPLLCFTFTFGLDRFLSSEIIRPYTEAGAEYYFYEMKDRVLSALVRQKESAKPEEKTLIFFGTSHMGEFSLGTIRKKRKDLIVYNFSAPSAPFSYHNYNLEKILSSGIKPDYAILEFYPDSMTDFCNRYPLRYSYDLPYFLRYANEFSTNDWDTFLRSRVFRTTVFPPRFKEAMQRIKDPSSKDMMLAIKNLLMNESDKFNGGIPNVLLANTPPEKLEEEAAKYYDDIYRYIRISDVQKKFLFHFLETAEKNGIKVILWSPLLYSGLESRVKSAEFYPSWEKIRREVLEFKNVFPLDMNDYREQVQCQKFIDPHHLSGGCYPEPTEILIDHLDSNL
- a CDS encoding MotA/TolQ/ExbB proton channel family protein, giving the protein MDVLFAKGGWVSVLILVVSFINVGLFLRVWTFLPILKRRILFHLQEETKNGTHDRSASSIRSISEDPDDFFAKEFFIPEAMTAWIRNLAGIATMLGLLGTVIGISVAFEEMKNAGTVSLEIFSEGIRLALNTTIQGLCVAIPSILGFQYLKMILQRTEIEIKQTIQNETEERFE
- the ubiE gene encoding bifunctional demethylmenaquinone methyltransferase/2-methoxy-6-polyprenyl-1,4-benzoquinol methylase UbiE, encoding MSEFKMPETDRKAGFVRENFNRIAEKYDRFNDWNSFLLHRVWKNRLVKEVEKNLGSHLRVMDLCCGTGDISVRLENSPSVDHVTCVDFSENMLEIAKTRLRKKGEEGRVDFQVGDATQLKNFQDSQFDAVSIGFGLRNVDHLSKAIQEIYRILKPGGLFLNLDVGKVKNPLIRWAADFYFFKIVPILGYILWGGKNEMFDYLPVSSLSYPSQEKLKSILEENGFRDVRFENFVFGNAVLHIARKAS
- the rpmG gene encoding 50S ribosomal protein L33; protein product: MREIIKLVCQEPGCSKGKSTYLLTKNKKAKTEKLVTKKFCKFCRKHTEYKETKV
- a CDS encoding SGNH/GDSL hydrolase family protein produces the protein MKEYLAFLKDSKFWIPVLILTFLETGMQFGCYIPFLKKNSYAANVSRITNHVIDKQKEFDPDILIVGTSVAYQGLSLPILNKELEPLGKKIQSIAIPGTELIVQDLAVLKTLPHLKKVKTVVHVFEITTPWVGQKILNLHTLAMISEFDRLQVYPRIYDFGYEVKADDLAYITLKSIAYRRDIQDLILSPSKRIKDIGKRFRKENLDPWDYENSYKEKISMYPIKDIPDCVAKTDPANGQPIPEGSDRFHKKAIFDTCVLSSNPLNNAVEDDVTRQYFDRLKILHDEIRRIGKENGQEIEIIGVVAPYSQLIQEWRLEERNQVWKRELQRINPTNPVSLLDYQTLLDGSDNGDYYYDLIHLNKLGMEKLSHAFAKDLKETLIKEKK